A genomic region of Populus nigra chromosome 11, ddPopNigr1.1, whole genome shotgun sequence contains the following coding sequences:
- the LOC133668150 gene encoding uncharacterized protein LOC133668150 isoform X1: MFSREQEREAMFKKLQLLRSITNSHAHDKASVILDASKYIKDLKQRVEILNQDIATAASFTGENFPTIRVEEQEDDFLIKVFTTRNCQGLLVFILEAFEELSLEVLQARVSTSDSFILEAIAARVRGQENKEADDHIDAQVVEQVVLQGIQKWIEVSEQE, from the exons ATGTTTTCTAGGGAGCAAGAAAGAGAAGCCATGTTTAAGAAGCTTCAACTTCTTCGTTCCATCACCAACTCTCATGCG CACGACAAAGCCTCTGTCATATTAGATGCATCGAAGTACATAAAAGACTTGAAGCAAAGGGTAGAAATATTGAATCAAGACATTGCTACAGCTGCAAGCTTTACTGGCGAGAATTTTCCTACG ATTAGAGTAGAAGAACAAGAGGATGATTTTCTGATTAAGGTATTCACCACAAGGAATTGCCAGGGATTACTTGTATTCATACTGGAAGCTTTTGAAGAGCTCAGCCTTGAGGTTCTCCAAGCTAGGGTTTCTACTTCAGACAGTTTCATTTTAGAAGCTATTGCTGCAAGAGTAAGAGGACAA GAGAATAAAGAAGCTGATGACCATATCGATGCTCAAGTGGTTGAACAAGTAGTACTGCAAGGGATACAAAAATGGATTGAAGTTAGTGAGCAAGAATGA
- the LOC133668150 gene encoding uncharacterized protein LOC133668150 isoform X3 — protein sequence MFSREQEREAMFKKLQLLRSITNSHAHDKASVILDASKYIKDLKQRVEILNQDIATAASFTGENFPTIRVEEQEDDFLIKVFTTRNCQGLLVFILEAFEELSLEVLQARVSTSDSFILEAIAARVRGQVEIFSAKHFYAQAYVLVPYPLTYGE from the exons ATGTTTTCTAGGGAGCAAGAAAGAGAAGCCATGTTTAAGAAGCTTCAACTTCTTCGTTCCATCACCAACTCTCATGCG CACGACAAAGCCTCTGTCATATTAGATGCATCGAAGTACATAAAAGACTTGAAGCAAAGGGTAGAAATATTGAATCAAGACATTGCTACAGCTGCAAGCTTTACTGGCGAGAATTTTCCTACG ATTAGAGTAGAAGAACAAGAGGATGATTTTCTGATTAAGGTATTCACCACAAGGAATTGCCAGGGATTACTTGTATTCATACTGGAAGCTTTTGAAGAGCTCAGCCTTGAGGTTCTCCAAGCTAGGGTTTCTACTTCAGACAGTTTCATTTTAGAAGCTATTGCTGCAAGAGTAAGAGGACAAGTAGAGATTTTTTCTGCTAAACATTTTTATGCACAAGCATATGTTCTCGTGCCCTATCCTCTCACATATG GAGAATAA
- the LOC133668399 gene encoding protein NUCLEAR FUSION DEFECTIVE 4-like: MSSNALQWLTLVVIIWLQSVNGTNTTFPAYSPQLKELLSMSQAELNNLSFASDAGKLFGFLSGMAALYLPLWLVLLIGSTLGFGGYGLQYLFITHQISSLSYAHIFLLTVLAGNSICWINTVCYVVIIQNFPSDRQVSVGLTTSYQGLSAKIYTVLVDALFFSPDKRAGAYLLLNSISPLVVCVLAAPFVRDVNVGTSENMKAGFIVMFLITIVTGIYAVISSLGSLPSRIPPLGNVIGISVFLLAPLAIPIAEKIREVLLNGEIMNVYMEKNVGDDRVERIESGIEEGDDHRRENEVGVKEEIGVMLMLKRVDFWLYFFVYFSGATLGLVYSNNLGQIAESRGFSGTSSLVSLSSSFGFFGRLMPSLLDYLLSRPAACIAALMAPVAGAFFLLLNTAYISLYISTAIIGLCTGAITSISVSTTTELFGTRNFSVNHNVVVANIPIGSFIFGYSAALIYHREGDGYGKCMGMQCYGNTFIIWGSVCLFGTFLALVLYARLRKFYSHR; this comes from the exons ATGTCTTCAAACGCCCTTCAATGGCTAACCCTAGTGGTTATCATATGGCTTCAGTCTGTCAATGGAACAAACACAACCTTTCCAGCTTACTCCCCACAGCTCAAAGAACTCCTCTCTATGTCTCAAGCTGAGCTAAACAACCTTTCGTTTGCCTCGGATGCTGGGAAACTATTTGGTTTCTTGTCTGGCATGGCTGCTCTATACCTTCCACTATGGCTAGTTCTCTTGATTGGTTCGACTCTTGGTTTCGGTGGTTATGGTTTGCAATATCTCTTCATAACACACcaaatttcttctctttcttatgCCCATATTTTTTTGCTCACTGTTTTGGCAGGAAATAGTATTTGTTGGATCAACACCGTTTGTTATGTTGTTATCATCCAAAACTTCCCTTCTGATCGCCAAGTTTCTGTAGGATTAACCACTAGCTATCAAGGATTAAGTGCTAAAATCTACACAGTACTTGTTGATGCCTTGTTCTTTTCTCCTGATAAAAGAGCAGGAGCCTATCTCCTTCTCAACTCCATATCACCTTTAGTAGTTTGTGTGCTGGCTGCACCGTTTGTTAGGGATGTTAATGTTGGAACAAGCGAGAACATGAAAGCTGGGTTCATAGTCATGTTTTTGATAACTATAGTCACAGGAATCTATGCTGTTATCAGCAGTTTGGGATCCTTACCAAGTAGGATACCTCCATTAGGCAATGTAATTGGTATCTCAGTGTTCCTGTTAGCCCCACTTGCAATTCCCATTGCAGAGAAAATCAGAGAAGTGTTGTTAAATGGAGAGATCATGAATGTTTATATGGAGAAGAACGTTGGTGATGATCGTGTTGAGAGGATAGAGAGTGGGATTGAAGAGGGCGATGATCATAGAAGGGAAAATGAGGTGGGTGTGAAAGAGGAAATTGGGGtgatgttgatgttaaaaagagTTGATTTTTGGTTGTATTTCTTCGTGTATTTCTCTGGTGCAACACTTGGTCTAGTTTATTCGAACAACTTGGGACAAATAGCTGAGTCTCGTGGGTTCTCAGGGACGTCTTCTCTAGTTTCTTTATCTTCCTCGTTTGGGTTCTTTGGCCGTCTCATGCCATCTTTATTGGACTACCTTTTGTCAAG ACCGGCAGCTTGTATAGCAGCATTAATGGCCCCAGTGGCAGGAGCTTTCTTCTTACTTCTCAACACAGCATATATCTCCCTCTACATCAGCACTGCTATTATAGGTCTTTGTACCGGGGCAATCACTTCCATTTCTGTCTCAACAACAACTGAGCTTTTCGGCACTAGGAATTTCAGTGTCAACCACAATGTTGTGGTTGCCAATATCCCAATAGGGTCCTTCATTTTTGGCTACTCCGCAGCACTTATTTATCACAGGGAAGGTGATGGATATGGCAAGTGCATGGGGATGCAATGCTACGGGAACACTTTTATCATCTGGGGTTCAGTTTGTCTGTTTGGCACCTTCCTAGCTTTAGTCCTGTATGCTCGCTTGCGAAAGTTCTACTCGCATAGATAG
- the LOC133668150 gene encoding uncharacterized protein LOC133668150 isoform X2, producing the protein MFSREQEREAMFKKLQLLRSITNSHAHDKASVILDASKYIKDLKQRVEILNQDIATAASFTGENFPTIRVEEQEDDFLIKVFTTRNCQGLLVFILEAFEELSLEVLQARVSTSDSFILEAIAARENKEADDHIDAQVVEQVVLQGIQKWIEVSEQE; encoded by the exons ATGTTTTCTAGGGAGCAAGAAAGAGAAGCCATGTTTAAGAAGCTTCAACTTCTTCGTTCCATCACCAACTCTCATGCG CACGACAAAGCCTCTGTCATATTAGATGCATCGAAGTACATAAAAGACTTGAAGCAAAGGGTAGAAATATTGAATCAAGACATTGCTACAGCTGCAAGCTTTACTGGCGAGAATTTTCCTACG ATTAGAGTAGAAGAACAAGAGGATGATTTTCTGATTAAGGTATTCACCACAAGGAATTGCCAGGGATTACTTGTATTCATACTGGAAGCTTTTGAAGAGCTCAGCCTTGAGGTTCTCCAAGCTAGGGTTTCTACTTCAGACAGTTTCATTTTAGAAGCTATTGCTGCAAGA GAGAATAAAGAAGCTGATGACCATATCGATGCTCAAGTGGTTGAACAAGTAGTACTGCAAGGGATACAAAAATGGATTGAAGTTAGTGAGCAAGAATGA